A stretch of the Argentina anserina chromosome 6, drPotAnse1.1, whole genome shotgun sequence genome encodes the following:
- the LOC126797860 gene encoding uncharacterized protein LOC126797860 yields MVDSLLTTLSMENNHHPSTLLSMDSSASSHDDLDLEMNRQIILSRPPDINLPLSAERSPPPPSWNSEPCDILDVGLGPQVYETESLLAIPKVGRKCAKRIDSIWGAWFFFSFYFKPALNEKSKAKIVRDSNGVSGFEKTDLKLDVFMVQHDMENMYMWVFKERPENALGKMQLRSYMNGHSRQGERPFPFSVDKGFVRSHRMQRKHYRGLSNPQCVHGIELVRAPNLMVLDDEERKRWMELTGREMNFTIPMEAGDFSSWRNLPNTDFEMERPPPPIKTVTNNHSKKLLNGSGLNLSTQPSNNNHCEANGNGHGNANGHGNGNGMDLSPVSSKRRKEFFPTGNDDDCYLGVNPPDRVLDMEVNPNESQWPHQFSGVMKNVYGPVTAAKTIYEDDVGYLIIISLPFVDLQRVKVSWRNTLTHGIIKVSCISTSRIPFIKRHDRTFRLTDPASEHCPPGEFVREIPLSTRIPEDANIEAYYDGPGSVLEIMVPKLRAGPEEHEVRVCLRPHLGGNDLMLT; encoded by the coding sequence ATGGTTGACTCTCTGCTCACTACCTTGTCAATGGAGAATAATCATCACCCTTCAACGCTCTTGTCAATGGATTCCAGTGCCTCCTCTCACGacgatttggatttggaaatGAATCGCCAGATCATACTGTCCCGGCCTCCTGACATCAACCTGCCCCTCTCCGCCGAGCGCAGCCCCCCGCCGCCATCGTGGAATTCGGAACCCTGTGATATTCTGGATGTCGGGCTTGGTCCTCAGGTTTATGAGACGGAGAGCTTGCTTGCCATCCCCAAGGTTGGGAGGAAATGTGCCAAGCGGATAGACAGCATTTGGGGTGCCTGGTTCTTCTTCAGCTTCTACTTCAAGCCTGCGTTGAACGAGAAGTCAAAGGCCAAGATTGTCCGGGACAGTAATGGGGTGTCGGGGTTTGAGAAGACTGATCTCAAGCTTGATGTTTTCATGGTGCAGCACGACATGGAGAACATGTACATGTGGGTTTTCAAGGAGAGGCCGGAGAATGCTTTGGGCAAGATGCAGCTGAGGAGTTACATGAATGGGCATTCTCGCCAGGGGGAGCGGCCGTTTCCATTTAGTGTTGACAAGGGCTTTGTTCGATCCCACAGGATGCAACGGAAGCATTATAGGGGCCTTTCAAATCCGCAGTGCGTGCATGGGATTGAGCTTGTCCGGGCACCCAATCTCATGGTTCTTGATGATGAAGAGCGCAAGAGGTGGATGGAGCTTACTGGAAGGGAAATGAACTTCACAATCCCTATGGAAGCAGGCGACTTTAGCTCATGGAGAAATCTTCCAAATACAGATTTTGAGATGGAGAGGCCGCCACCTCCGATAAAGACTGTGACTAACAACCACTCAAAGAAACTGCTGAATGGATCTGGATTGAACTTGTCTACCCAGCCATCTAACAACAACCATTGCGAGGCAAATGGAAATGGACATGGAAATGCAAATGGCCATGGTAATGGTAATGGAATGGACCTATCACCTGTCAGTAGCAAGAGGAGGAAGGAGTTTTTCCCAACTGGGAATGATGATGACTGCTACTTGGGTGTTAATCCTCCTGATCGGGTCCTGGATATGGAAGTCAACCCAAATGAGTCGCAGTGGCCACATCAATTTAGTGGTGTAATGAAGAATGTTTATGGGCCTGTTACAGCTGCAAAGACTATCTACGAAGACGATGTAGGTTATTTGATCATTATCAGCCTACCCTTCGTGGATCTTCAGAGGGTTAAAGTTTCTTGGAGGAACACTCTCACTCATGGAATCATCAAGGTCTCTTGTATTAGCACATCTCGGATCCCATTCATCAAGAGACATGATCGTACTTTCAGGCTGACAGATCCTGCCTCTGAGCACTGTCCTCCTGGAGAATTTGTTAGAGAAATCCCTCTCTCCACCCGCATTCCTGAAGATGCTAACATAGAAGCTTATTACGACGGACCAGGATCAGTGCTTGAGATTATGGTTCCAAAACTACGTGCCGGGCCAGAAGAACATGAGGTTCGTGTATGCCTTCGCCCTCACCTTGGGGGCAATGATCTTATGTTAACTTGA
- the LOC126799601 gene encoding LOW QUALITY PROTEIN: uncharacterized protein LOC126799601 (The sequence of the model RefSeq protein was modified relative to this genomic sequence to represent the inferred CDS: inserted 2 bases in 1 codon) yields the protein MKLFDAHCYLQDPRIFQKAPQLIASAIDSGVVRFAVNGVSEQDWPLVKQMGESLHPHIVPCYGLHPWYVAGRTPNWLNTLKQNFDSTPSAAVGEIGLDKGMKVRGDFADQVHVFRQQLELARELKRPALIHCVRAFGDLLEIMESLGPFPEGFLLHSYLGSAEMVPQFANLGGLFSFSGFLMSMKTSKAKRMVKAVPFDRILLETDAPDALPMSEEPESLQRXGEGDDASLNHPANIHNVLVYVASLLEMDNEEVAEASYQNAVRLFSY from the exons ATGAAGTTGTTTGACGCCCACTGTTATCTTCAAGACCCAAGAATCTTCCAAAAAGCACCCCAATTGATTGCTTCAGCCATCGATTCCGGCGTGGTTCGCTTCGCCGTTAATGGTGTCTCCGAGCAAGATTGGCCTTTGGTGAAGCAGATGGGCGAGTCTCTTCATCCCCACATAGTTCCCTGCTACGGTCTCCACCCTTGGTATGTTGCAGGCAGAACACCCAACTGGCTCAACACCCTGAAACAGAACTTTGATTCCACACCCTCTGCCGCAGTCGGAGAGATTGGATTGGACAAAGGGATGAAGGTGAGGGGTGATTTCGCCGATCAGGTTCATGTGTTCAGGCAACAACTGGAGCTGGCCAGGGAGTTAAAGAGGCCGGCGTTGATTCACTGTGTTCGAGCTTTCGGCGACCTTCTTGAGATAATGGAATCTTTGGGACCTTTTCCTGAAGGGTTTCTACTTCATTCTTATCTTGGCTCTGCTGAGATGGTTCCTCAGTTTGCCAATTTGGGTGGTCTCTTTTCGTTTTCGGGGTTTCTTATGTCCATGAAAACCAGCAAGGCCAAGAGGATGGTGAAGGCAGTGCCATTTGATAGGATTTTACTGGAGACAGATGCACCTGATGCATTGCCAATGTCTGAAGAACCGGAGTCGCTGCAGCG GGGTGAAGGTGATGATGCTTCGCTGAATCATCCTGCAAATATTCACAATGTGCTGGTTTATGTTGCTTCTTTGTTGGAGATGGACAATGAGGAAGTTGCAGAAGCAAGTTACCAGAATGCTGTGCGTTTGTTCTCTTATTAG
- the LOC126796780 gene encoding protein STRICTOSIDINE SYNTHASE-LIKE 10-like, with protein sequence MRSSFVVFSVLFFLTVASSIFQAEALSLGDFEHHEIPVPVVGPESLTFDCSGAVHVGVADGRIFKWLGSQYGWSEFATISPSRPRALCDGSTNKDNEPTCGRPLGLRFDHQTCELYIADAYFGLMKTGPNGGVARVLATSANGTPFKFTNDVDINPVTRMVYFTDSSKVYERRQWESSFSTGDRTGRLMRYHPDSGVVDLLMDNLAFPNGVAASLDGNFVLVTQTTSKNIMRYWVRGPRVGQSEVFATTQGFPDNIRRNINGEFWVAENSNGRGKVAKFDANGNFMEAIDGLNPVSHAQQFHGNLWIGSIVNPFVGIIRNIP encoded by the coding sequence ATGAGATCAAGTTTTGTAGTTTTCTCAGTTTTATTTTTCCTCACAGTAGcctcatccatttttcaagcaGAAGCTCTTTCACTTGGTGATTTTGAACACCATGAGATTCCAGTTCCAGTAGTTGGCCCGGAAAGTTTGACGTTCGATTGTAGCGGGGCAGTCCATGTAGGAGTTGCAGACGGCAGGATCTTCAAATGGCTCGGTAGCCAATATGGTTGGAGCGAGTTTGCCACAATCTCCCCATCTAGGCCAAGAGCATTGTGCGATGGCTCCACTAATAAAGACAATGAGCCAACTTGTGGGAGACCTCTCGGCCTCAGGTTCGACCACCAAACCTGCGAGCTTTATATAGCCGATGCTTACTTTGGCCTTATGAAGACCGGACCAAACGGCGGTGTAGCACGAGTGCTAGCAACTTCAGCAAATGGAACGCCTTTCAAGTTTACAAATGATGTGGACATTAACCCCGTAACTCGAATGGTTTATTTCACTGATTCAAGCAAAGTTTATGAAAGAAGGCAATGGGAGTCGTCATTCAGCACCGGTGATAGAACTGGAAGACTAATGCGATATCATCCAGATTCTGGGGTAGTGGATCTATTAATGGATAATCTAGCTTTCCCAAATGGAGTAGCTGCGAGTCTGGATGGTAACTTCGTGCTAGTAACCCAAACTACAAGCAAGAACATTATGAGGTATTGGGTTCGAGGGCCAAGAGTAGGGCAATCAGAAGTTTTTGCTACGACACAAGGCTTCCCTGACAACATTAGGAGAAACATAAATGGAGAGTTTTGGGTTGCAGAGAATAGTAACGGACGAGGTAAAGTAGCCAAGTTTGACGCCAACGGGAACTTCATGGAAGCTATAGATGGGCTTAATCCTGTTAGCCATGCTCAACAGTTTCATGGTAATCTTTGGATAGGTTCGATCGTAAATCCCTTTGTGGGTATTATCCGCAACATTCCTTAA